A genomic segment from Klebsiella africana encodes:
- the recB gene encoding exodeoxyribonuclease V subunit beta — protein sequence MTDTAESLDPLRLPLIGERLIEASAGTGKTFTIAALYLRLLLGLGGEAAYPRAISVEELLVVTFTEAATEELRGRIRSNIHELRIACLRGESDNPLYSALLAEIADKDDAAKTLLLAERQMDEAAVFTIHGFCQRMLSLNAFESGMLFEQQLIEDESRLRYQACADFWRRHCYPLTRDIAAVIHDVWKGPRDLLKSLDRWLQGEAPQLKSPPAPNETLAERHQQIIARIDSLKQQWREQVGEIESVLENSGLDRRKFNRGNQGKWMERVNAWAQEETLSYQLPDALEKFAQSFLLERTKAGGEPPVHPLFSAVESLLASSLTLTDLVLARAMVEIRDAVAREKRRRGELGFDDMLSRLDEALRGDSGEALASAIRQRFPVAMIDEFQDTDPQQYRIFRRIWRQQPETALLLIGDPKQAIYAFRGADIFTYMKARGDVAAHYTLDTNWRSSPGMVGSVNRLFSLSDNPFMFREIPFLPVKAAAKNQGLRFTVDAADVPAMNVWLMPGDTVGSGDYQTFMAQLCATQIRDWLSAGQQGRALLWRGETSRPVQASDITVLVRNRLEAAQVREALQTLGIPSVYLSNRDSVFETLEAQELLWLLQAVLAPERENTLRSALATSMFGLTALDIENLNQDEQAWDALVEEFSEYRQIWRQLGVMPMLRALMTARHIAENLLATRGGERRLTDILHISELLQEAASQLESEHALVRWLAQHIAEPDSNAASQQMRLESDKHLVQIVTIHKSKGLEYPLVWLPFIARFRKQDQAFYHDRETFAAVLDLGQDEASLELAEAERLAEDLRLLYVALTRAVWHCSLGVAPLSSRKSGNSDFHLSALGRLLQAGEAMDAAGLTAQLADFCHGDIALQRPGELDLTPWQAPAATIPPLSARELQRRIADDWRVTSYSGLQQHGFSGGQDLLPRLDVDAAGVGEVVEEPQLTPHQFPRGAAPGTFLHSLFEELDFTQPVPDGWMAEKLQLSGFDAQWAPVLTDWLGGVLKTRLPGPDIALNQLAARDKQVEMAFYLPIAQLLTAERLDALIRQYDPLSADTPPLDFRQVRGMLKGFIDLVFRHEGRYYLLDYKSNWLGEDREAYTRPAMEQAMRAHRYDLQYQLYSLALHRYLRHRLADYDYDRHFGGVIYLFLRGMDGQEGGQGIFTTRPVRPLIDGLDQLFAGETQEEAS from the coding sequence ATGACCGATACCGCTGAGTCTTTGGATCCCCTGCGCTTGCCCCTGATCGGCGAGCGCCTGATAGAAGCCTCTGCGGGCACCGGAAAAACCTTTACCATCGCCGCGCTATATCTGCGGCTGCTGTTGGGGCTGGGCGGTGAGGCCGCCTATCCCCGCGCCATCAGCGTTGAAGAGCTACTGGTGGTGACCTTTACCGAGGCGGCGACCGAAGAGCTGCGCGGGCGTATCCGCAGCAACATCCACGAACTGCGCATCGCCTGCCTGCGCGGCGAATCCGACAATCCGCTCTACAGCGCGTTGTTGGCGGAGATCGCTGATAAAGACGACGCTGCGAAGACGCTGCTGCTGGCTGAACGGCAGATGGACGAGGCGGCGGTATTCACCATCCACGGCTTTTGCCAACGGATGCTGAGCCTTAACGCCTTCGAGTCGGGCATGCTGTTCGAGCAGCAGCTGATCGAGGATGAATCCCGCCTGCGCTATCAGGCATGCGCCGATTTCTGGCGCCGCCACTGCTATCCCCTGACCCGTGATATCGCGGCGGTGATCCACGACGTCTGGAAAGGGCCGCGCGATCTGCTGAAGTCCCTTGACCGCTGGCTGCAGGGCGAAGCGCCGCAGCTTAAGTCGCCGCCAGCCCCCAACGAGACGCTGGCCGAACGCCATCAGCAGATCATCGCCCGCATTGACTCGCTCAAGCAGCAGTGGCGCGAGCAGGTGGGCGAGATCGAAAGCGTGCTGGAAAATTCCGGCCTTGACCGGCGGAAGTTTAATCGCGGCAACCAGGGCAAGTGGATGGAGAGAGTGAACGCCTGGGCGCAGGAAGAGACGTTGAGCTACCAGTTGCCCGACGCGCTGGAGAAATTTGCCCAGTCGTTTCTGCTCGAGCGCACCAAAGCCGGTGGCGAACCGCCAGTGCATCCCCTGTTTAGCGCCGTAGAGTCGCTGCTGGCCTCCTCGCTGACGCTCACCGATCTGGTACTGGCGAGAGCGATGGTCGAGATCCGCGATGCAGTCGCGCGCGAAAAGCGCCGCCGCGGCGAGCTGGGGTTTGACGATATGCTCAGCCGGCTTGACGAGGCGCTGCGCGGCGACAGCGGCGAGGCGCTGGCCAGCGCCATTCGCCAGCGTTTTCCGGTGGCGATGATCGATGAATTTCAGGACACCGACCCCCAGCAGTACCGGATTTTTCGCCGCATCTGGCGCCAGCAGCCGGAGACGGCGCTGCTGCTGATCGGCGATCCGAAGCAGGCCATCTACGCCTTTCGCGGCGCCGATATCTTTACCTATATGAAAGCGCGCGGCGACGTTGCCGCGCACTACACCCTTGATACCAACTGGCGCTCATCGCCGGGCATGGTGGGCAGCGTCAATCGGCTGTTCAGCCTCAGCGATAACCCCTTCATGTTCCGCGAGATCCCGTTTCTGCCGGTGAAGGCGGCGGCAAAGAATCAGGGCCTGCGCTTTACCGTGGATGCGGCGGACGTACCGGCGATGAACGTCTGGCTGATGCCCGGCGACACCGTCGGGTCTGGCGATTATCAGACCTTTATGGCGCAGCTCTGCGCCACGCAGATCCGCGACTGGCTGAGCGCCGGTCAGCAGGGGCGCGCGCTGCTGTGGCGCGGGGAAACCTCGCGCCCGGTGCAGGCTTCAGATATTACCGTGCTGGTGCGCAACCGGCTGGAGGCGGCGCAGGTGCGTGAAGCGCTGCAGACGCTGGGCATCCCCTCGGTCTACCTCTCCAACCGCGACAGCGTTTTTGAGACGCTGGAGGCCCAGGAGCTGCTCTGGCTGCTGCAGGCGGTGCTGGCCCCGGAGCGGGAAAATACCCTGCGCAGCGCGCTGGCGACCTCCATGTTTGGCCTGACCGCGCTGGATATTGAAAATCTGAACCAGGACGAGCAGGCGTGGGACGCGCTGGTAGAGGAGTTCAGCGAATACCGCCAGATCTGGCGGCAGCTCGGGGTGATGCCGATGCTGCGGGCGTTGATGACGGCCCGGCATATCGCCGAGAATCTGCTGGCGACGCGCGGCGGCGAGCGGCGCTTAACCGACATTCTGCATATTAGCGAATTGCTGCAGGAGGCGGCCAGCCAGCTGGAAAGCGAGCATGCCCTGGTGCGCTGGCTGGCGCAGCATATCGCCGAGCCGGACAGCAACGCCGCAAGCCAGCAGATGCGTCTCGAAAGCGATAAGCACCTGGTGCAAATTGTCACCATTCACAAGTCAAAAGGGCTGGAATACCCCCTGGTCTGGCTGCCGTTTATCGCCCGGTTTCGTAAACAGGACCAGGCGTTTTACCACGATCGCGAGACGTTCGCGGCGGTGCTGGATTTGGGCCAGGATGAGGCCAGCCTCGAGCTGGCGGAGGCGGAACGACTGGCGGAAGATCTGCGCCTGCTGTACGTCGCCCTGACCCGCGCGGTCTGGCACTGCAGCCTCGGCGTGGCGCCGCTCAGTAGCCGGAAATCCGGCAACAGCGATTTCCACCTCAGCGCGCTGGGGCGGCTGTTACAGGCGGGCGAAGCCATGGACGCCGCCGGGCTGACCGCGCAGCTGGCAGACTTCTGTCATGGCGATATTGCATTACAGAGACCGGGCGAGCTGGATCTCACCCCGTGGCAGGCGCCCGCGGCGACCATCCCCCCGCTGTCGGCGCGTGAGCTACAGCGCCGTATCGCCGACGACTGGCGGGTGACCAGCTACTCCGGGCTGCAGCAGCATGGTTTCAGCGGCGGGCAGGATCTGCTGCCGCGTCTGGATGTCGATGCCGCCGGCGTCGGTGAAGTGGTGGAAGAGCCGCAGTTGACTCCGCACCAGTTCCCGCGCGGCGCCGCGCCGGGGACCTTCCTGCACAGCTTGTTTGAGGAGCTGGACTTCACCCAGCCGGTGCCGGACGGATGGATGGCGGAGAAGCTGCAGCTGAGCGGGTTTGACGCGCAGTGGGCGCCGGTGCTGACCGACTGGCTGGGCGGCGTGCTGAAGACCCGCCTGCCGGGGCCGGATATCGCGCTCAATCAGCTTGCGGCGCGGGATAAACAGGTGGAGATGGCGTTTTACCTGCCCATCGCCCAGCTGCTGACGGCGGAGCGCCTTGACGCGCTTATCCGCCAGTACGATCCCCTTTCCGCCGACACGCCGCCGCTGGATTTCCGCCAGGTGCGCGGCATGCTGAAGGGCTTTATCGATCTGGTCTTCCGCCACGAAGGCCGCTATTACCTGCTGGATTACAAATCCAACTGGCTGGGGGAAGATCGCGAGGCCTATACCCGGCCGGCGATGGAGCAGGCGATGCGTGCCCACCGCTACGATCTACAGTATCAGCTGTATAGCCTGGCGCTGCACCGCTATCTGCGCCACCGGCTGGCCGATTATGACTATGACCGCCACTTCGGCGGCGTGATTTATCTTTTCCTGCGCGGCATGGACGGGCAGGAGGGGGGGCAGGGGATCTTCACCACCCGGCCGGTGAGACCGCTGATTGACGGTCTGGATCAGCTTTTTGCCGGAGAAACTCAGGAGGAGGCCTCATGA